In Thunnus maccoyii chromosome 11, fThuMac1.1, whole genome shotgun sequence, one genomic interval encodes:
- the LOC121907645 gene encoding interleukin-1 receptor type 2-like: MIPVVKPSHAGFYTCQCRVLINNQQYKVSRAILLCVQGPDPAQTTTTTVPDISMTSEPGLISSSSSSSTVHTPTFEPPVIVSPLNGTIFESPHGSGLELFCMVLTGCQAADFTVVTWLVNGQSVESSYLDGRALQGARRHTRVSEGCQIELRLIVVAMTEEDIQTELKCVTQNEGGRQEVVTQLQLEDSTFTWVVVATVAVSCFLTVVSVFLYVLLKPKRKKKMDYFLARQNSTF, from the exons ATGATTCCTGTTGTAAAGCCATCGCACGCTGGTTTCTACACCTGCCAGTGCAGAGTGCTCATCAACAACCAGCAGTACAAAGTCAGCCGAGCCATCCTGCTCTGTGTGCAAG GTCCAGACCCAGCTCAAACTACAACTACCACTGTGCCTGACATCTCCATGACCTCTGAGCCAGGGttgatcagcagcagcagcagcagcagcactgttcACA CTCCTACATTTGAGCCACCTGTGATTGTCTCACCACTGAACGGAACAATATTTGAAAGTCCGCATG GTTCAGGACTGGAACTGTTTTGCATGGTGCTCACTGGATGTCAAGCTGCAGATTTCACTGTGGTCACATGGTTGGTCAATGGCCAATCAGTGGAGTCATCGTACCTTGATGGACGGGCTCTGCAGGGGGCAAGGAG GCACACTAGGGTGTCTGAAGGGTGCCAGATTGAGTTAAGGCTGATTGTTGTAGCGATGACAGAAGAAGACATACAGACGGAGCTGAAATGTGTTACTCAGAACGAAGGAGGGAGACAGGAAGTCGTCACACAGCTTCAACTAGAGG ACTCCACGTTTACATGGGTGGTGGTAGCTACAGTGGCGGTGTCCTGCTTCCTGACTGtagtttctgtctttctctatgTGCTCTTAAAAcctaaaaggaaaaagaaaatggattACTTCCTGGCTCGGCAAAACAGCACCTTCTAA